One Aspergillus oryzae RIB40 DNA, chromosome 2 genomic window carries:
- a CDS encoding kynurenine--oxoglutarate transaminase (kynurenine aminotransferase, glutamine transaminase K), which yields MSATTARADPFRPAKRVAGQRQDVWYGDKPAAASPVQPIVNMGQGFFGYNPPQFAIDAAKEALDKVECNQYSPTKGRPRLKQAIADAYSPSFGRKLNPDTEVTITTGANEGMLSAFMGFIEPGDEVIIFEPFFDQYISNIEMPGGTIRYVPLHPPKDGATRTSPASEWSIDFEELEKTINPKTRMIQITNGHNSHNPVGKVFSRDELEKIGELCIKHNLIILSDEVYDRLYYVPFTRIATLSPELYERTLTVGSAGKAFYATGWRVGYLIGPEHLIKYVAGAHTRICYSSVSPLQEAAAVAFEQADKAGFWDESRTEMKKKMERFCEVFDELNIPYSDPEGGYFVLANMSSVKLPEGYPFPPHVASRPRDFKLCWFLIHEVGVAAIPPTEFYTDANAHIAEDYLRFAVCKNDDVLETAKERLRGLKKYIVQ from the exons ATGTCCGCTACCACCGCTCGTGCGGACCCTTTTCGCCCGGCGAAACGGGTCGCTGGTCAAAGACAGGATGTCTGGTATGGGGATAAAC CCGCTGCGGCTTCCCCCGTTCAGCCTATCGTGAACATGGGCCAGGGGTTCTT TGGCTATAACCCTCCCCAGTTTGCGATTGACGCCGCAAAAGAGGCTCTCGACAAAGTTGAATGTAACCAGTACTCCCCAACCAAG GGTCGTCCTCGCCTTAAGCAAGCTATTGCGGATGCGTATTCTCCGTCGTTTGGCCGAAAGCTCAACCCGGATACTGAGGTTACAATCACCACAGGTGCAAATGAAG GAATGCTAAGTGCTTTTATGGGTTTTATTGAGCCTGGCGATGAGGTTATTATCTTTGAACCTTTCTTTGATCA ATACATCAGCAACATTGAAATGCCCGGTGGTACCATTCGATATGTCCCCCTTCACCCTCCCAAGGATGGAGCTACAAGGACTTCCCCAGCTTCAGAATGGTCTATAGACTTCGAAGAGTTGGAAAAGACTATCAATCCCAAGACCAGAATGATT CAGATTACTAATGGccacaacagccacaacCCTGTAGGAAAGGTCTTCTCTCGTGATGAGCTTGAGAAAATCGGCGAGCTCTGTATCAAGCACAATCTCATCATTCTTTCTGATGAGGTCTACGACCGTCTCTACTATGTTCCCTTTACCAGGATCGCTACACTGTCGCCTGAGCTCTATGAGCGGACTCTCACCGTGGGCTCGGCTGGGAAGGCCTTCTATGCTACTGGCTGGCGGGTGGGTTACCTCATTGGCCCTGAGCATCTGATCAAGTACGTGGCTGGTGCACACACTCGAATCTGCTACAGTAGCGTGTCTCCCCTCCaagaagctgcagctgtTGCTTTTGAGCAAGCCGACAAGGCTGGCTTTTGGGATGAGAGCCGCACcgaaatgaagaagaagatggagcgCTTCTGTGAGGTATTTGATGAGCTTAACATTCCG TACTCTGACCCCGAGGGTGGCTATTTTGTTCTCGCAAACATGTCTTCAGTCAAGCTGCCGGAAGGTTACCCATTCCCTCCTCATGTTGCAAGCCGCCCCCGCGACTTCAAGCTTTGCTGGTTCCTCATTCATGAGGTTGGCGTTGCGGCCATTCCTCCAACCGAGTTCTACACTGACGCCAATGCCCACATTGCGGAGGATTATCTCCGGTTTGCCGTAtgcaagaatgatgatgttTTGGAGACCGCCAAGGAGAGGCTGCGCGGTCTGAAGAAGTATATTGTACAGTGA
- a CDS encoding ssDNA-dependent ATPase MGS1 (ATPase related to the helicase subunit of the Holliday junction resolvase), whose amino-acid sequence MVSCPICGNSVPSLKINDHIDSNCQNFIDEPTPSTGDLTSSQKTQVPSFFQPTSARKASTQSNSHPDSSPSQNATRKRPSAPEAEIVTDGNKKTRNDTEQFVKRPKVSALQKAAPLAERMRPRTLDDVCGQDLVGPHGVLRGLIEHDRVPSMILWGGPGTGKTTIARVIASMVGSRFVEINSTSSGVAECKKIFSDAKSELNLTGRKTIIFCDEIHRFSKSQQDVFLGPVESGQVTLIGATTENPSFKVQNALLSRCRTFTLTKLTDEDVKSILDRALQVEGPNYSPSALVDDELINYLAKFSDGDARTSLNLLELAMDLSKRPGITKEELKRSLTKTLVYDRAGDQHYDTISAFHKSLRGSDPDAALYYLARMIQSGEDPLYIARRLIVVASEDIGLADNSMLTLAISTHSAVEKIGLPEARINLAHATVAMALSKKSTRSYRGLNNAFAALAEPGIAGLPIPIHLRNAPTRLMKELGYGKEYKYNPNYLNGEVAQEYLPEELQGRKFLEDLDLGHQVDQDLNRQR is encoded by the coding sequence ATGGTGTCTTGTCCGATATGCGGAAACTCTGTACCATCTCTGAAAATCAACGACCATATTGATTCCAATTGTCAAAACTTTATTGATGAGCCAACGCCCAGCACTGGGGACCTGACTTCCTCTCAGAAGACACAGGTCCCCAGCTTTTTCCAGCCTACCTCTGCTCGAAAAGCATCCACCCAATCCAACTCGCACCCCGATTCCTCGCCTTCGCAGAATGCTACCCGTAAGAGACCCTCGGCGCCTGAAGCGGAAATAGTAACAGATGGCAACAAGAAGACGAGAAACGATACAGAGCAATTTGTGAAGAGGCCGAAAGTGAGCGCATTGCAGAAGGCAGCGCCGTTAGCAGAGCGCATGCGGCCTCGGACTCTCGATGATGTCTGCGGTCAAGACCTCGTTGGTCCCCACGGCGTTCTTCGTGGGCTCATTGAACATGACCGGGTCCCAAGCATGATATTATGGGGTGGTCCCGGAACGGGTAAAACAACAATTGCGAGGGTTATCGCTTCAATGGTTGGGAGCAGATTCGTGGAGATCAACAGTACCAGCAGTGGAGTTGCAGAGTGCAAGAAGATATTCTCTGACGCCAAGAGCGAACTTAACCTTACGGGAAGAAAGACTATCATCTTCTGTGACGAGATCCACCGCTTCTCTAAATCACAACAAGATGTCTTCTTGGGGCCGGTAGAAAGTGGCCAAGTCACTCTTATCGGTGCTACAACGGAAAATCCTTCCTTCAAAGTCCAGAATGCACTGCTGTCCAGATGTAGGACTTTCACACTGACAAAGCTtactgatgaagatgtcaaaTCTATATTGGACCGAGCTTTGCAGGTGGAGGGGCCAAATTATTCGCCTTCTGCCCTGGTAGATGACGAGTTAATCAACTACCTCGCAAAGTTTTCTGACGGGGATGCCCGGACCTCCCTCAATCTTCTGGAGCTCGCTATGGATTTATCAAAACGCCCGGGGATCACTAAGGAAGAGCTAAAGCGATCTTTGACGAAAACTCTTGTCTACGATCGTGCGGGTGACCAACATTATGATACCATTTCCGCCTTTCACAAGTCCCTCCGGGGCAGCGATCCGGATGCTGCCCTGTATTACCTCGCCCGCATGATTCAGTCGGGAGAAGACCCACTCTACATTGCTCGCCGTCTGATCGTAGTGGCATCGGAAGACATTGGTTTGGCAGATAACAGTATGCTCACTCTGGCTATTTCTACCCATTCGGCCGTTGAGAAAATCGGGCTCCCAGAGGCGCGGATCAACCTTGCACATGCGACCGTCGCTATGGCGTTATCAAAGAAGAGTACCCGGTCATACAGAGGTCTCAACAATGCGTTCGCGGCATTGGCAGAGCCAGGTATTGCCGGGCTTCCGATTCCAATTCATCTACGGAATGCTCCTACTCGGTTGATGAAGGAACTAGGATATGGGAAGGAGTACAAGTACAATCCGAACTATTTGAATGGCGAGGTAGCACAGGAATACTTGCCTGAGGAGCTCCAAGGCCGGAAattccttgaagatctcgACCTTGGTCATCAGGTTGACCAGGATCTCAATCGTCAGCGTTGA
- the cdc31 gene encoding putative cell division control protein Cdc31 (Ca2+-binding protein (centrin/caltractin), EF-Hand superfamily protein), whose translation MASQGFGSRSFASTRLPDRSMNANPTPFAASTFSRQRLAPGSGDQGADAARSSQQAPQPPVHSQTHGPSQDSNPLSRLTEEQREEINEAFTLFDLDRDQHLDYHELRVAFRALGFTLPKQELISLLTTYGVPRPQVQQQSSAQQQQQAKTAPATNPQHPSNLLMPLSAFQAVTALKILERDPRDEILRAFELFDEGGKGYIDLEDLRRVARELGETGLEEEELRAMIEEFDLEGVGGVTREAFVSICWQ comes from the exons ATGGCGTCGCAAGGGTTCGGCTCGCGCTCATTCGCCTCCACAAGGCTACCTGACCGATCTATGAACGCCAATCCAACTCCCTTCGCCGCGTCTACCTTCTCCCGTCAACGACTAGCTCCAGGTTCAGGCGACCAAGGAGCCGACGCAGCAAGATCATCGCAACAGGCGCCACAGCCACCAGTGCATTCACAGACCCACGGCCCTTCGCAGGACTCCAATCCCCTGAGTCGATTAACAGAGGAACAACGGGAAGAGATCAATGAAGCT TTTACCCTCTTCGACCTCGACCGCGACCAACACCTCGACTATCATGAACTTCGCGTCGCCTTTCGCGCCCTAGGCTTTACTCTCCCCAAGCAAGAACTCATCTCCCTTCTCACCACCTACGGCGTACCCCGTCCTCAAGTCCAGCAGCAATCCTCAgcccagcaacaacaacaggccAAGACCGCTCCCGCCACGAATCCCCAGCACCCGTCCAATCTGCTCATGCCCCTCTCTGCGTTCCAGGCCGTGACGGCGCTGAAGATCCTGGAGCGCGACCCCCGGGATGAGATTTTGCGAGCGTTCGAGCTCTTCGACGAGGGTGGCAAGGGGTACATCGATCTGGAGGATCTGAGACGAGTTGCGCGGGAGTTGGGCGAGACAGgcctcgaggaagaggaactcAGAGCTATGATTGAGGAGTTTGATCTGGAGGGTGTGGGTGGTGTCACCCGGGAGGCGTTTGTGAGTATATGTTGGCAGTGA